AGGATGCTTAGTGCCCTTGTTCTCCTTCTTTTTCAGGTTTGGAACTGTCTGTAAATAACCATGCTGCTGACTTCGCTCTGTCTACACTGCCTggccctcccctctccctctcctgcctcGTACAGAACAGCAGCCAGGCTGAGGAGCTGCTCTGGTACCGAGGAAATGGGAGAGTGGAGCTGAAAGATGGGAATAAAGTGAATATCAGTAACATCTGCGTATCCCCAGTCACTGAGTCTGACAACGGAGTCACCTTCACGTGCAGGCTGGCACGGAACAAGTCTGTGCAGGTGTCTGTGACCCTGGATGTCCAGTGTGAGTTGTGGTGGTGGATATCTGTGCAGAATGGCTGGGGTGGGATGAAATCAGGGCCTGAGCACTTCAGTGTCTGGGCACTAGTTGAAGGTGGGGTGTTTTGCACCCTTGTACGCTGTCTTCACCGAGAAAAAATGCATTTAGGAGGAGATAACTCACGTGATAAGACACTCCCTTCCCACAGTGCTGCTTATGGCCTGATTTAATGCCTCTTTTATAGGGAGTGGGTGGGCCCTTGAGTAAGAAGATGTTCTGGGTATGTCCCTGCCTCCACCTAGATTCTTTCCCAAGGATACAAGTCAGGGCAGAGGAGTTACGGGAGTGACCACCTCTGCCACTGATTGTCCCGCTGATTCCCGGGGATCAGGAAAGGCTGCACCCCTGTGATGTGTTGCACCACTGAACAAGCTGCACAGGGATATGTAAATGGAACTTATTTTGTGTTAAATGGTGAACAGCATTACTAATGACCTGTTGAACTGCATTACCGTGAACAGTTCCTCCCTGGCTGACTGGAGAGGAGTCCCTCCAAATCGAAGAAGACAAAGATGTTACTCTGACCTGCAATGCCAAATCCAACCCTCAAGCCCAAGCAGCCTGGTATAAGAACAACACCACCTTGATCCTACAGCAAAATCGTTACGAGCTGTACCAGACTAGTGAGGTCTTTCAGCTCTCTATCAAAACAGTACAAAAGTCTGACAACGGGACCTACACCTGCGTGGTGAAATCTTCtttgggagaggggagaaaggatTTCCACTTGATAGTTGAAGGTAACAAGGCTGCTGCCAAACAATAAGCTTTACAAATAATTCTCCATTCTCTTTTATAATGATAGCAAGCCATTTAGATTAAGAAGTGTAAGTGGAATGTGGTGAATTCCCCATGTTAACTTTTGAGAGCACAGCAACAGCAAGGAGCTCCCCTTGCACCTGTGCCTGGGACCACAGCACTAGGAAGGGCCTTTCCTTCTCCACCTGTTGTCCAGAGGCATTTGGCAAGCGCGACCTGAGAGAGTCTCAGCCCACTGTCCCACTTCCTACGCTAACAGGGCACATGCAAGTGTGGTTTAAAGCACCTTAGGTCTTACCTGAAGCATCTTACTCTGACCGTAGTGTTCCATCATGCCAAAAGAGCTTAAGGGAAGTTGTCCTCCAGAATTGGCTATAGCGTTGTGGACAACAGGGAGGTGGAAGCCTGGCTGGGGCTGGATGCTCAGATCTCAGACAGGTGACACAAGGTGAGGTGACCCACCAGGCATCCACTTCCCACCCACTGGCCAGGTCTCTCGCATTTCTGCACTCTTGGACCAGGGAGGAAAGCAACGTTAGCTGTGTCAGTGGTACTTCTGGCCACCCCTATTTCCATGCATAAGAGTGCCTTGGGGATCTTCTTCAGGGACTGACGTTTCCATTCTTCTTTCAGTTAACTAAAGTGCAGGCTTGGCTCCCTTCTTCCTAGGGGACTAATGCACACAGTTGGTCTGTGGACAGCATAGAGAGAACAGTTCAAATCAGCAGGGACAACCATGGGAAAAGAAATATGTCTTTCAGCAGTTCTGTGAAAAGCTCTGTTTTATATGACTGTACTAATGTATCATATGTTCAACCTCCTCTCTCTCGACAGATAAAAAACCTGTTTTCCCCCAGGAGGCCATCATTGCTGCTGTCGTGGTGGTTACAGTCACAGTACTTTTTGGAATTGTGGctagaaaagataaaatttttaaGGTAAGGAAAGCTCTagtttcttaggaaaaaataGTATTGTTTTGTTGCAATgccctgtttttttcttccttttctattctACTTGGCAGTGTTGCTTTCCACTGTTATGAGAACTGCGACATACTACCTCCTGCTTTAGAATTACCAGGAGATAAATCAAATATTAGATGTTTTAAGGTGGAAAGCATTACGCACATGCAAGATATTTGTAAAAATGTCTCTGTGGCCAGGAAATACAAAAGATAACaagactgtttctttattttcagtgcttCAAAAGATCAAGTGAAACAGCTCTGTAAGTATTTTACTGCTTATTCATGCAGCTTCCAAACGAACCCCCTTTTTTAAGCCTTGGCAGAACCTGGGAAACAAAAGAGCACTCAGCACACTAAACCCAGCCAGGGAGAGTTACCGAGCTCTTGCTCTGGCTGGCTAACATGAGCCCacacctcctcccccagcagaGAGGGGTCCATGGGAACTGGCAGGACACAGGCAGGTCCCGCCCCAGGCACAGCACGGCTTCTGCCCTTGCTCTGGCCATCCCAAGGTCCTGGCTATACCTGCGTGGAGGCGGTGGGGAGCAAACATATggacagcccagaaagccaaccgtgtcttGGGCTGggtcaagagaagtgtggtcagcagggtgagggaggggatcctccccctctgctccgctctgtcaGACCCCCTCTgtagtgctgggtccagctctgggggcaccaacatcaggacagggacctgctcaagtgggtccagaggagggacaaagatgctcgggggggggctggagcacctcccttgtgaggacaggctgagagagttgggggtgttcagcctggagaagagaaggctccagggagaccttataagAGCTTTCCCCTACTTAAAGGgactacaggaaaggtggggagggaatCTTTAtcgggggtgtagggataggatgaggggtaacgggtttaaactgaaagaggggagatgcagattagatctaaggaagaaattcttccctgtgagggctgacacaggctgcccagaggggctgtggctaccccctccctggaagggttcaaggccaggttggatgaggctttgggcaacctgggctagtggaaggtgtctctgcccatgacAGAGGAGATGGacctagatgatctttaaggtcccttccaacccaaactattctatgactctatgattttatgaaacaTAAGAGCTGGAAGCATTCTGGAGCTGAACACAGCCCAGGTGAATtcaactcacttttttttttttttccctagtagctgatttttcatttcttctcttcattttgCTGCAGGTGAAGACCAGGTTCCTGTGCACACCCAGAAAACATCATTTCTAGTGGTGGAACTAAGCCCTTGAGTGAGATGATGAGATAAAGCACTGAAACGAGTTTTTTTTGGGTCAAGATTATACAGTCTTTTCAAAATATAAGTGGTTCTTTGCATCTGTTCATTCTAACCTACTGCTTAGAGCACCGCCATGAGGGGGGGGAGGgctgcctgagctgctgccagaCCTTGCCCTCCGTGCTTATTCCTACGAGGTCTGCATGTGCAGTCAGGCATTGGCCTACAGAGGAATCCATCCCGGCTTGCCACAGATCACGATGCTGATGCATGAATAAATTGAGGTGTTGAGCTGGCAGCTTCTTTCTTGGCTCTGTCCCACAGTGCCACTCCACGGGGTGTTAGTAGGTGGTGGCTACCCAACTTGCTGCCCCTTCCTGGGGCATCTCAGCTTCTTGTTAGCCAGGGCGAAAGCTGCCTGGCACTTGTGCTGCCGTTGCACCTCCCATCTCTCTTGGCTAGGGCAGCCCCAAGCACTTGATAATACACAGTGGAAACTTCAGTGTGAATGCTCCAGCACCGTGATGGCAGGAaaacctctccctccctccccccaacaAATACACCACTCAAAGTGTTTTTCTCAAGGTCCTGGCAAGCTTTTAAAGACTCATCGTGTCTTGGAATGGTACATTACTAATACCAATGATAAACACTGTGTGTGTAAATCAATTTGAGTCCGTGATGTGCAAATACTCTTCTCAGAGTATTCTCAGGGCTGTTACTCAACAGGAAGCCTCCTCAGCGTGACCTGGGCACTGTGATGGCAGGAAAACCTCACCCTCCCTACCCCCAAAAAATACACTGCTCAAAGCATTTTTCTCAAGGTCCTGGCAAGCTTTTAAGGCCTCATCGTGTCTTGGAACGGTACATTACTAATACCAATGATAAAAACCATGTGCTGTAAATCAATTTGAGTCTGTGATGTGCAAATACTCTTCTCAGAGTATTCTCAGGGCTGTTACTCAACAGGAAGCCTCCTCAGCGTGACCCAGAGCGTGTCCTTGCTTGACGTTCACCAGCACTGTGGGAGGGTGATAACCGTGCAGTGCGGGTGCCGGTCACGTGAAGTGAGAAACCTTAACAAAATAGATGCAGGGGTCTCAGTagggtgggctctcagcaggatggACTCTTGAGATAAGGGAGGAGCTGCAGCTACTGAGTCCTAAAATAAGGATTCAAGGAATACTATATTGACAGGCTGAAAGGACCTAATTGGGTgaaaagtcacaagaggaagaggaggcatcttcaatcttcatccCGAAGACCCCTGCCCAAGACCACCAGGAGCCACTGCTCAGACGCAACAGGGAAGGACTCAGGGTGGGATTTATGAT
Above is a genomic segment from Athene noctua chromosome 19, bAthNoc1.hap1.1, whole genome shotgun sequence containing:
- the TMIGD1 gene encoding transmembrane and immunoglobulin domain-containing protein 1, coding for MAQRNSLTVLYEVPVLAVCFLACVATGLELSVNNHAADFALSTLPGPPLSLSCLVQNSSQAEELLWYRGNGRVELKDGNKVNISNICVSPVTESDNGVTFTCRLARNKSVQVSVTLDVQFPPWLTGEESLQIEEDKDVTLTCNAKSNPQAQAAWYKNNTTLILQQNRYELYQTSEVFQLSIKTVQKSDNGTYTCVVKSSLGEGRKDFHLIVEDKKPVFPQEAIIAAVVVVTVTVLFGIVARKDKIFKCFKRSSETAL